The Halobacillus ihumii genomic sequence TAGCCCTTCATGCTATTGCTGAAGCTCAGAGACAGGGTGGACAAGCGGCTTTCATTGATGCAGAACATGCACTTGACCCTGTTTATGCTCGCGCTCTAGGAGTAGACATTGAGGAACTATTGCTATCACAGCCTGATACAGGAGAGCAAGCTTTGGAAATTGCTGAAGCTCTAGTACGAAGCGGCGCAGTAGATATGGTAGTGGTCGACTCAGTGGCTGCGCTTGTGCCAAAGGCTGAAATTGAAGGAGAAATGGGAGATGCTCACGTAGGTCTTCAAGCACGTTTAATGTCTCAAGCTTTGAGAAAACTGTCCGGTGCCATTAATAAATCCAAAACGACAGCGATCTTTATTAACCAGATTCGTGAAAAAGTCGGGGTGATGTTTGGGAACCCTGAAACAACACCAGGCGGTCGTGCTCTTAAATTCTACTCATCTGTAAGACTAGAAGTACGCCGAGCTGAAACCTTGAAACAAGGCGATGAGATGGTGGGGAACAAAACCAGATTGAAAGTCGTTAAAAACAAAGTAGCCCCTCCATTCAAGAAAGCTGAAGTTGACATTATGTACGGAGAGGGAATATCAAGAGAAGGTGAATTACTAGATATCGGTACGGATCTAGACTTAGTTCAAAAGAGTGGCTCCTGGTATTCTTACAATAATGAAAGAATGGGGCAAGGTCGAGAAAATGCCAAGAAATACTTGAAGGAAAATGAAGAGGTATACCAAGAAATTAAAGGATTAGTTCGTGCACATTACG encodes the following:
- the recA gene encoding recombinase RecA, translated to MSDRKQALDMALRQIEKQFGKGSIMKLGEQAEQRISTVSSGSLALDVALGVGGYPRGRIVEIYGPESSGKTTVALHAIAEAQRQGGQAAFIDAEHALDPVYARALGVDIEELLLSQPDTGEQALEIAEALVRSGAVDMVVVDSVAALVPKAEIEGEMGDAHVGLQARLMSQALRKLSGAINKSKTTAIFINQIREKVGVMFGNPETTPGGRALKFYSSVRLEVRRAETLKQGDEMVGNKTRLKVVKNKVAPPFKKAEVDIMYGEGISREGELLDIGTDLDLVQKSGSWYSYNNERMGQGRENAKKYLKENEEVYQEIKGLVRAHYDMDDASSAEKNQKVSESQESLDV